In Alicyclobacillus macrosporangiidus CPP55, a single window of DNA contains:
- a CDS encoding RsfA family transcriptional regulator, whose translation MKQTVRTMRQDAWTSEDDAILAEVVLKHIREGSTQLAGFNEASRKLGRTAAACGFRWNACVRKQYRGQIELAKQDRKARKSAKIQAQLEGGDYDHPTATLMSWAQVLRFLRQEKNTAQHWASRWRAAQRECNEWKEKYESLERTHREVLTELERLRRDHQVVVQDYRALVEIFERARKAAFLDGEVVSGGFMYRIDEYGNLERVASDLPAQQAE comes from the coding sequence ATGAAACAAACCGTACGGACCATGAGACAAGATGCCTGGACGTCTGAAGACGACGCCATTCTGGCGGAGGTCGTGCTGAAGCACATCCGCGAGGGCAGCACCCAGCTGGCGGGATTCAACGAGGCCAGCCGAAAGCTCGGCCGCACCGCGGCCGCCTGCGGGTTTCGCTGGAACGCGTGTGTGCGCAAACAGTACAGAGGTCAGATAGAACTGGCCAAGCAGGACCGGAAGGCACGCAAGTCCGCCAAAATTCAGGCCCAGTTGGAGGGCGGCGATTATGACCACCCGACGGCGACCTTGATGAGTTGGGCGCAAGTGCTGCGATTCTTACGCCAGGAGAAGAACACAGCGCAGCACTGGGCCTCCCGCTGGCGGGCGGCGCAACGGGAGTGCAACGAGTGGAAGGAGAAGTACGAGTCCCTGGAGCGCACGCATCGGGAGGTCCTCACCGAGTTGGAGCGGCTGCGCCGCGATCACCAAGTGGTTGTCCAAGATTACCGGGCGTTGGTGGAAATCTTTGAACGTGCGCGTAAGGCGGCGTTCCTCGATGGCGAGGTTGTCAGCGGCGGGTTCATGTACCGGATTGACGAGTACGGCAATCTGGAGAGAGTGGCCAGTGACTTGCCAGCCCAACAGGCGGAATGA
- the thiI gene encoding tRNA uracil 4-sulfurtransferase ThiI, producing the protein MVQHIVARYGEMSLKGKNRSEFERLLLRNIRAALRPWPGAKAERIAGRVMITLEDEPVEPILERLRRVFGLTSLSPVEVVNLDLDAFRSAAIRVLQSTETPTGRPPKFKVEVKRTNKRFPLNSPQVADEVGGACLRALPQWRVDVHHPDVTVYIHIRDEEAHVYGRVVPGVGGMPAHSAGKAGLLLSGGIDSPVAGWLGMKRGVTLEAIHFHSFPFTSERALEKVETLAQILAGWGGPVTLHTVHFTDVQTAIRKHCPAPLYITIMRRMMLRIADRIAQDRGLLALMTGESLGQVASQTLESMRTINAVTNLPVLRPLVGMDKVEIIRMAREIGTYETSILPYEDCCTIFVPPNPRTKPRVEEAEAAEEHLPVEELVEGAVARTTMKTFHAEDSIAD; encoded by the coding sequence TTGGTCCAGCACATTGTCGCCCGCTACGGCGAGATGAGTCTGAAGGGCAAGAACCGGTCCGAGTTCGAGCGCCTGCTCCTGCGGAACATTCGTGCGGCCCTGCGCCCTTGGCCGGGCGCCAAGGCCGAGCGCATCGCGGGGCGGGTGATGATCACCCTCGAGGATGAGCCGGTGGAACCCATTCTGGAGCGATTGCGGCGAGTCTTCGGCCTGACCTCCCTGAGCCCGGTGGAGGTCGTGAACCTGGATTTGGACGCGTTTCGATCCGCCGCCATTCGCGTCCTTCAATCGACCGAGACACCCACCGGACGCCCGCCCAAATTCAAAGTGGAAGTGAAGCGGACCAACAAACGCTTCCCTCTCAACTCCCCGCAGGTGGCGGACGAGGTGGGCGGGGCCTGCCTGCGGGCCCTGCCGCAGTGGCGCGTGGACGTGCATCACCCGGATGTGACGGTATATATCCATATCCGGGACGAGGAGGCCCATGTGTACGGACGTGTCGTCCCGGGGGTCGGGGGGATGCCCGCTCACTCCGCGGGAAAGGCCGGGCTGCTGTTGTCCGGCGGGATCGACAGCCCCGTGGCGGGGTGGCTCGGGATGAAGCGGGGCGTGACCCTGGAGGCGATTCACTTTCACAGCTTTCCCTTCACGAGCGAACGCGCGCTGGAAAAGGTGGAAACGCTGGCCCAGATCCTCGCCGGCTGGGGCGGTCCGGTGACGCTGCACACGGTACACTTCACGGACGTGCAGACCGCCATCCGCAAACATTGCCCCGCGCCGCTGTACATCACCATCATGCGGCGGATGATGCTGCGGATCGCCGACCGGATCGCCCAGGATCGGGGGCTTTTAGCCCTCATGACCGGGGAGAGCCTGGGCCAGGTGGCGAGCCAGACGCTGGAGAGCATGCGCACCATCAATGCAGTGACCAACCTGCCGGTGCTGCGTCCGCTCGTGGGCATGGACAAGGTGGAGATCATCCGCATGGCGCGCGAGATCGGCACGTACGAGACCTCCATCCTGCCGTACGAGGACTGCTGCACCATCTTCGTGCCGCCGAACCCGCGCACGAAGCCGAGAGTCGAGGAGGCGGAAGCGGCTGAGGAGCACCTTCCGGTGGAAGAGTTGGTCGAGGGTGCCGTAGCGCGGACGACGATGAAGACCTTTCATGCCGAGGACTCGATTGCCGATTGA
- a CDS encoding N-acetyltransferase, which yields MDPVVERLKVNFKTLEEFRRFREYGLEELSMYEDLQANMIENDADSPFYGVYEDGRLVARMSLYPISARFDRYFTPPRDHLELWKLEVLPGYKGKGYGRALVQHAQSFGLPIKTNVRCGAHEFFTKLGFYPVKYNPERDHGQNPYLWLPPEEPQPASP from the coding sequence GTGGACCCCGTCGTCGAGCGGTTGAAAGTGAACTTCAAGACCTTGGAGGAGTTCCGCAGGTTTCGCGAATACGGCCTCGAGGAGCTCTCGATGTACGAAGACCTGCAGGCCAACATGATTGAGAACGATGCGGACTCGCCGTTCTACGGGGTGTACGAAGACGGCCGGCTGGTGGCGCGCATGAGCTTGTACCCCATCAGCGCCCGCTTCGACCGGTATTTCACGCCCCCGCGAGACCACCTGGAACTGTGGAAATTGGAGGTCTTGCCCGGGTACAAAGGGAAGGGCTACGGACGCGCGCTGGTGCAACACGCACAGTCGTTCGGATTGCCCATCAAGACCAACGTCCGCTGCGGGGCCCATGAATTCTTCACGAAACTCGGATTTTATCCGGTCAAATACAACCCGGAACGAGACCACGGCCAAAATCCTTACCTCTGGCTGCCCCCTGAGGAACCCCAGCCGGCGTCACCGTGA